Proteins encoded in a region of the Halarcobacter mediterraneus genome:
- a CDS encoding helix-turn-helix domain-containing protein — MSYRNLFSNKNPFKKISDNLFFLKSQYYLEDNIRYSGSMPISGLVFFYHHQGNSNCDFESLSLSTSYQEKPFSVLTVNNNDKGTISIKKGDISTSSITLEKEFLLKSLPEGKVKEKIIENLETNKPCELLAKKDINPQSQLLLNTLYNNPFNSQLDELYAQSKILELIYLEFQSLIDIEPNKNNKLKLDDYDIEAIKKAKEILVQNMKNPPSIIELSHTIGINEFKLKSGFKTVFNDTPYNILLDYKLEYAKELLLASDMNVGEIAKQTGYKYLQSFTKAFVKKYGVRPIDIMKKRKYYF; from the coding sequence TTGTCATATAGAAATTTATTTAGTAATAAAAATCCATTTAAAAAAATTTCTGATAACTTATTTTTTTTAAAATCACAATATTATTTAGAAGACAATATAAGATACTCAGGTTCAATGCCAATAAGTGGCTTGGTTTTCTTCTATCATCACCAAGGCAATAGTAATTGTGATTTTGAAAGTTTATCTTTATCTACATCTTATCAAGAAAAACCATTTTCGGTACTAACTGTGAATAATAATGATAAAGGAACTATATCTATTAAAAAAGGAGATATTTCTACTTCAAGTATCACTTTAGAAAAAGAGTTTTTACTAAAAAGTCTTCCTGAGGGAAAAGTAAAAGAAAAGATCATAGAAAACCTTGAAACAAATAAACCTTGCGAACTTTTAGCAAAAAAAGATATTAATCCTCAATCACAACTTTTACTAAATACTTTATACAACAACCCTTTTAACAGCCAACTTGATGAACTCTATGCCCAATCAAAAATATTAGAACTTATTTATTTAGAGTTTCAAAGCCTTATAGATATAGAACCAAATAAAAACAATAAATTAAAACTAGATGACTATGATATTGAAGCAATAAAAAAAGCAAAAGAGATTCTTGTCCAAAATATGAAAAATCCTCCTAGCATAATTGAACTTTCTCATACGATAGGAATAAATGAGTTTAAATTAAAATCTGGTTTTAAAACAGTTTTTAATGATACTCCATACAATATTCTTCTAGATTATAAATTAGAATATGCAAAAGAGTTATTACTTGCTTCTGATATGAATGTAGGAGAGATAGCAAAGCAGACAGGATATAAATATCTACAAAGTTTTACAAAAGCTTTTGTTAAAAAATATGGTGTAAGACCTATTGATATTATGAAAAAAAGAAAATATTATTTTTAA
- a CDS encoding uroporphyrinogen-III synthase, with the protein MNIKKLIDSLDLIYYEYNPKTNIIKVDNSYSNFHTQREFTKITFYLSKKHIKFDVLGDKSILVNSKNSIPCKIKRAYKSFVEDLKNKNKNIYVLSNKKVKWAKNIPLFEIKYIKKDIYLDNYDALIFTSKSAINSINSFNKDWKKLPSYVISYQSAKLVKSLNGNLKFIGKEKHGDKFALEIAEELKGKRVLYLRGEKVISDLVNILNSKGVTCEEISIYENNYKKPDKNISLPKNSKIIFSSPSTIEYFLKNFKWKDTYHAISIGNTTAKHFPDYIKPIIADDTSIEACVQKAVEIDS; encoded by the coding sequence ATGAATATAAAAAAACTTATTGATTCTTTAGATTTAATCTATTATGAGTATAATCCAAAAACAAATATAATCAAAGTTGATAATAGTTATTCTAATTTTCATACCCAAAGAGAATTTACAAAAATAACTTTTTATTTATCAAAAAAACATATAAAATTTGATGTGTTAGGAGACAAGTCTATTTTGGTTAATTCAAAAAATTCTATACCTTGCAAAATAAAAAGAGCATATAAATCTTTTGTAGAAGATCTTAAAAATAAAAATAAAAATATTTATGTTTTAAGTAACAAAAAAGTTAAATGGGCAAAAAACATTCCTCTTTTTGAAATAAAATATATAAAAAAAGATATCTATTTAGATAATTATGATGCTTTGATTTTTACTTCAAAAAGTGCTATTAATTCTATAAATTCCTTTAACAAAGATTGGAAAAAGCTTCCATCTTATGTTATTTCATATCAAAGTGCTAAACTAGTTAAAAGTTTAAATGGAAATCTTAAATTTATTGGAAAAGAAAAACATGGAGATAAATTTGCTTTAGAAATTGCCGAAGAATTAAAAGGTAAAAGAGTTCTTTACTTAAGAGGTGAAAAAGTTATTTCTGATTTAGTTAATATTTTAAATTCAAAGGGTGTAACTTGTGAGGAGATTTCTATTTATGAAAATAATTATAAAAAACCTGATAAAAATATTTCACTTCCAAAAAATTCTAAAATAATTTTTTCTTCTCCATCTACAATTGAGTATTTCTTAAAAAATTTTAAATGGAAAGATACTTATCATGCAATATCTATAGGAAATACAACTGCAAAACATTTTCCAGACTATATAAAACCAATAATTGCTGATGATACTTCAATAGAGGCTTGCGTACAAAAAGCAGTAGAAATTGACTCATAA
- a CDS encoding DMT family transporter: MTHNNSIAFGHFYIFLATVLIGGSFIAVENLAGLINPFSLILLRFLISAIILSPFVLFRQKLRRQVIPTLKRGAIISLFYAGFFILQLIALEDTTALNTGALYTLTPLLTALFSIFFFKDKISIKQYSIFFLAVISTCGVIFKGSLDLLLSFSLNEGDLVFFISMILMAFYSIVLKLFQKNEAPIVMVFSILLGGSFWMFLILILFDIPLNWSFIKGRYAFDIGYLIIMTTLLTLYLYQKATAVLNPKIIMSYIYLNPAIVAILVAIFNGIVLDYIVWIFIFISCISTVLLQYILHQEKKV, translated from the coding sequence TTGACTCATAACAATTCTATAGCTTTTGGGCATTTTTATATTTTCTTAGCCACTGTTTTAATAGGTGGTTCTTTTATTGCTGTTGAAAATTTAGCTGGTTTAATAAATCCTTTTTCTTTAATACTACTTAGATTTTTGATTTCTGCCATAATTTTATCTCCTTTTGTTTTATTTAGACAAAAGCTAAGAAGACAAGTCATTCCTACACTAAAAAGAGGAGCTATAATTAGTCTTTTTTATGCAGGTTTTTTTATTCTTCAATTAATCGCTTTAGAAGATACAACTGCTTTAAATACAGGGGCTTTATATACCTTAACTCCTTTATTAACTGCTTTATTTAGTATTTTCTTTTTTAAAGATAAAATCTCTATAAAACAATATTCAATATTTTTTCTAGCAGTAATTAGTACTTGTGGAGTTATTTTTAAGGGAAGTCTTGATTTATTATTAAGTTTTTCTCTAAATGAAGGGGATTTAGTATTTTTTATTAGTATGATTTTAATGGCTTTTTATTCTATTGTACTTAAACTTTTTCAAAAAAATGAAGCACCAATTGTTATGGTATTTTCTATTTTATTAGGTGGTTCTTTTTGGATGTTTTTAATTTTGATTTTATTTGATATCCCTCTTAATTGGTCTTTTATAAAAGGAAGATATGCTTTTGATATTGGCTATTTAATCATTATGACCACTTTACTTACATTATATTTATATCAAAAAGCTACTGCTGTATTAAATCCTAAAATTATAATGTCATATATTTATTTAAATCCAGCAATTGTTGCTATTTTAGTAGCTATATTTAATGGAATTGTTTTAGACTATATTGTTTGGATATTTATATTTATTTCTTGCATAAGTACAGTTTTACTTCAATATATTTTACATCAGGAGAAAAAAGTTTAA
- a CDS encoding glucose-6-phosphate isomerase — MINFEHRFEAKIGKVAKEVIKKSFKGLERERDSDKIGYYNLPKNSSKLVNSLEVFNNENNYLKKDLIRDVVVIGIGGSSLGTKAVFEFLKHNTKTKRKLYFLENVDPIYISETLKRIDKNKALFLVVSKSGTTIETTSIFKYILKKYKFDLNKKSDSQRFVTITDKGSALSKFSDKYSIKQFNIPNNVGGRFSVLSAVGIVPLYLMNIEVKSLLKASENFIESFFNQKQNNILEKAFFYTKIAKRYPINVLFSYSSSFTYFNQWYVQLWAESLGKNDIFGNSVGLTPVHLVGSVDQHSFLQLIIQGPKDKTVTVLKVEDFENKSKIPNIQLDFLDNTNYINGQTFSKLINEECNATFETIVENDIPADLITLDKISASNMGVLISYYELLTSAVGQMLEINTYDQPGVEFGKKKLVKKFKK; from the coding sequence ATGATAAATTTTGAACATAGATTTGAAGCTAAAATTGGAAAAGTAGCAAAAGAAGTAATAAAAAAGAGCTTTAAAGGTTTAGAAAGAGAAAGAGATTCTGATAAAATTGGTTATTATAATTTACCAAAAAATAGTTCAAAATTAGTAAACTCTTTAGAAGTATTTAATAATGAAAATAATTATCTTAAAAAAGATTTGATTAGAGATGTAGTTGTTATTGGTATTGGAGGATCAAGTTTAGGTACAAAAGCAGTATTTGAGTTTTTGAAGCACAACACTAAAACAAAAAGAAAATTATACTTTTTAGAAAATGTTGACCCAATATATATTAGTGAAACTTTGAAAAGAATTGATAAAAATAAAGCACTGTTTTTAGTTGTCTCTAAATCAGGAACAACAATTGAAACAACTTCAATTTTTAAATATATTTTAAAAAAATATAAATTTGATTTAAATAAAAAGTCAGATTCCCAAAGATTTGTTACTATCACAGATAAAGGTTCTGCTTTGTCAAAATTTTCTGATAAGTACTCTATAAAACAGTTTAATATACCAAATAATGTGGGAGGAAGATTTTCTGTTCTTTCAGCTGTTGGAATTGTACCTTTATATTTAATGAATATTGAAGTAAAGTCTTTACTAAAGGCTTCAGAGAATTTTATTGAATCTTTTTTTAACCAAAAACAAAATAATATTCTAGAAAAAGCTTTTTTTTATACAAAGATTGCAAAAAGATATCCTATAAATGTACTGTTTAGCTATTCTTCTTCTTTTACATATTTTAATCAATGGTATGTACAACTTTGGGCAGAATCATTAGGAAAAAATGATATTTTTGGAAATAGTGTAGGTTTAACTCCTGTTCATTTAGTTGGTTCAGTTGATCAGCACTCTTTTTTACAATTAATTATTCAAGGCCCAAAAGATAAAACTGTAACGGTTTTAAAAGTAGAAGATTTTGAAAATAAAAGTAAAATACCAAATATTCAATTAGATTTTTTAGATAATACAAATTATATAAATGGACAAACTTTTAGTAAACTTATAAATGAAGAGTGCAATGCAACTTTTGAAACAATAGTTGAAAATGATATTCCAGCTGATTTAATAACTTTAGATAAAATATCAGCTTCAAATATGGGAGTTTTAATATCTTATTATGAATTACTAACATCAGCAGTAGGACAGATGTTAGAAATAAATACCTATGACCAACCAGGAGTTGAGTTTGGTAAGAAAAAGTTAGTAAAAAAGTTTAAAAAATAG
- the galU gene encoding UTP--glucose-1-phosphate uridylyltransferase GalU, producing MIKKCLFPAAGYGTRFLPATKAMPKEMLPILTKPLIQYGVEEAMEAGCDVMSIITGRGKRAITDHFDISYELEHQIQGSSKEKMLADIRNIIDKCTFTYTRQNEMKGLGDAIFKGKVLVGETDPFAVVLADDLCVNPKGDGILKQMVKLYEKYKCCIVACMEVPKEDVHKYGIIEGNQIEEGVFMVSNMVEKPDNDKAPSNLAVIGRYVLTPDIFEIIEKTKPGKNGELQITDALCSQAKKGMVIAYKFKGKRFDCGSVDGFVEATNYYYNLEKEKK from the coding sequence ATGATAAAAAAATGTTTATTTCCAGCAGCAGGATATGGAACAAGATTTTTACCTGCAACTAAAGCAATGCCTAAAGAAATGTTACCTATATTAACAAAACCACTTATTCAATATGGAGTTGAAGAAGCAATGGAAGCAGGATGTGATGTAATGTCTATTATTACAGGACGAGGGAAAAGAGCTATAACTGATCATTTTGATATATCTTACGAATTAGAGCATCAAATTCAAGGTTCATCAAAAGAAAAAATGCTTGCAGATATTAGAAATATTATTGATAAATGTACCTTTACTTATACAAGACAAAATGAAATGAAAGGTTTAGGCGATGCAATATTTAAAGGTAAAGTTTTAGTGGGAGAGACAGATCCTTTTGCTGTAGTTTTAGCAGATGACCTTTGTGTAAATCCAAAAGGTGATGGAATCTTAAAACAAATGGTAAAACTTTATGAAAAATATAAGTGTTGTATTGTAGCTTGTATGGAAGTTCCTAAAGAAGATGTTCATAAATATGGAATAATAGAAGGAAATCAAATAGAAGAGGGTGTATTTATGGTTTCAAATATGGTTGAAAAACCTGATAATGATAAAGCTCCCTCAAATCTAGCTGTAATAGGAAGATATGTTCTTACTCCTGATATTTTTGAAATAATTGAAAAAACAAAACCTGGTAAGAATGGTGAACTACAAATTACAGATGCTCTTTGTTCACAAGCAAAAAAAGGAATGGTAATAGCATATAAATTCAAAGGGAAAAGATTTGATTGTGGTAGTGTAGATGGTTTTGTAGAGGCAACAAATTATTACTATAATTTAGAAAAAGAAAAAAAATAA
- a CDS encoding alpha-amylase family glycosyl hydrolase, which translates to MHISNSKHTINKRINKLYPPEIAQKAVNSIIDLVFKYKSRIESKPYHLSEKDVILITYGDQVNKESEPSLQTLKEFMDSHLKGIINSIHILPFYPYSSDDGFSVVNYNAVDPHMGSWKQIEQISNEYRLMVDGVINHVSQFSDWFRAYLASDEYFKDYFIEVDPSTDLSKVVRPRATPLLSEFTDDCGKIRHIWTTFSKDQVDLNYKSHRVLRNVLDSMFYYIEKGATLIRLDAIAFIWKEIGTSCVHLPQTHELIQLMREVLHEVAPEVIIITETNVPHKENVSYFGSGDDEAQMVYNFALPPLLVHSIHNADTKKLSSWAKTLSLPSDKVCFFNFTASHDGIGLRPVNDILEQEEIDNLVERIKENGGLVSYRANEDGSQSPYELNCSYIDALTLPKEDDHLRLKKMLLTQGTVLAMPGVPGIYFHSLVGSRNYYDGVKHSGQNRTINREKLNIDWLEQELSTQGTLAKTMFDSYKRLISIRINEKAFNPFGQFEFLDLDSRLFIIDQKCVACEERILAVHNFSNEIVKCEIPKEISLPLYDILSSNLTVKIEEKREITLEPYQMLWLKGNIKKEKK; encoded by the coding sequence ATGCATATTTCTAATTCCAAACATACAATTAATAAAAGAATCAATAAGTTGTATCCTCCAGAAATTGCCCAAAAAGCTGTAAATAGTATTATTGATTTAGTTTTTAAGTATAAATCAAGAATTGAATCAAAACCTTATCATCTTAGTGAAAAAGATGTTATTTTAATAACTTATGGTGACCAAGTAAATAAAGAGAGTGAACCATCTTTACAAACGTTAAAGGAGTTTATGGACTCTCATTTAAAAGGAATAATAAACTCAATACATATTTTGCCTTTTTATCCATACTCTTCAGATGATGGTTTTTCTGTAGTAAATTATAATGCCGTTGACCCTCATATGGGTTCTTGGAAACAAATAGAGCAAATTTCTAATGAATATAGACTAATGGTTGATGGAGTTATAAATCATGTGTCACAATTTTCTGATTGGTTTAGAGCATATTTAGCATCAGATGAGTATTTCAAGGACTATTTTATAGAAGTAGATCCAAGTACTGATTTAAGTAAAGTTGTAAGACCAAGAGCAACACCATTATTAAGTGAGTTTACTGATGACTGTGGGAAAATAAGACACATTTGGACGACTTTTAGCAAAGACCAAGTTGATTTAAATTATAAGAGTCATAGAGTTTTAAGAAATGTACTTGATAGTATGTTTTATTATATTGAAAAAGGGGCTACATTAATTAGACTTGATGCAATTGCATTTATTTGGAAAGAAATAGGAACATCATGTGTTCATCTTCCTCAAACCCATGAATTGATTCAACTTATGAGAGAGGTATTACATGAGGTTGCCCCTGAAGTAATTATAATAACAGAAACAAATGTACCACACAAAGAAAATGTTTCATATTTTGGAAGTGGAGATGATGAAGCACAGATGGTATATAATTTTGCATTGCCACCTTTATTGGTACACTCAATACATAATGCTGACACTAAGAAATTAAGCTCTTGGGCAAAAACTCTGTCTTTGCCAAGTGATAAAGTATGCTTTTTTAATTTTACTGCAAGTCATGATGGAATAGGTCTTAGACCTGTAAATGATATTTTAGAGCAAGAAGAAATTGATAACTTAGTTGAAAGAATAAAAGAGAATGGAGGTTTAGTATCTTATAGAGCAAATGAAGATGGTTCTCAAAGTCCTTATGAATTAAACTGTTCTTATATTGATGCTTTAACTTTACCTAAGGAAGATGATCATTTAAGATTAAAAAAAATGCTTCTCACTCAAGGGACAGTTTTAGCCATGCCCGGAGTTCCTGGAATATATTTTCATTCTCTAGTTGGTTCAAGAAACTATTATGATGGAGTAAAACATAGTGGACAAAATAGAACAATAAATAGAGAGAAACTTAATATAGATTGGTTAGAACAAGAACTTTCAACTCAAGGAACACTCGCAAAAACAATGTTTGATAGTTATAAAAGATTAATTTCAATTAGAATAAATGAGAAAGCTTTTAATCCTTTTGGACAGTTTGAATTTTTAGATTTAGATTCAAGACTTTTTATAATTGATCAAAAATGTGTAGCTTGTGAAGAACGTATCTTAGCAGTTCATAATTTTTCTAATGAAATAGTAAAATGTGAAATTCCTAAAGAAATAAGCCTACCTTTATATGATATACTTTCGTCAAATTTAACAGTAAAAATAGAAGAAAAAAGAGAAATAACTTTAGAACCTTACCAAATGCTTTGGTTAAAAGGGAATATAAAAAAGGAGAAAAAATGA
- a CDS encoding glycosyltransferase family protein codes for MADFFQNGVITTLQNLGNRNLESLEEDLHEFSKRRRMVLLLPALYSEFETPAMHKIIEELKEVKYLYKIILGLDKATKEQFEEVKQLMSVLPCKVDILWNDGPSIQKLYKELTKEGFPGLETPGKGRNVWTMIGYGLTDKDAYAFALHDCDIVNYTREVPARLFYPIVHPALDFEFNKGFYSRVTYKLHGRATRLLFTPLVNSLKKVFGNDRYLEYMESFRYSLSGEFSFIRSLGRGIAISPTWGLEVSTLSEVYKNTSNKRICQTEIMESYEHKHQDLGSSDSGGGIYKMANDIAKTLFRVMAQEGVVFSQSSFKTLLATYFQESRFEISKYNALSKLNALSYNREKEIKAVEAFQEAIKEAAHEFYEDPMGIPSLSPWITVRSVLPDFSYKFYEAVQEDNK; via the coding sequence ATGGCAGATTTTTTTCAAAATGGAGTAATCACTACTTTACAAAATCTAGGGAATAGAAATTTAGAAAGTTTAGAAGAAGATTTACATGAGTTTAGTAAAAGAAGAAGAATGGTACTTCTTTTACCTGCATTATACTCAGAGTTTGAAACTCCTGCAATGCATAAAATAATCGAAGAGTTAAAAGAAGTAAAATATCTTTATAAAATAATATTAGGTTTAGATAAAGCTACAAAAGAACAGTTTGAAGAAGTAAAACAATTAATGTCCGTCTTACCTTGTAAAGTTGATATTCTTTGGAATGATGGACCTTCAATACAAAAACTTTATAAGGAACTGACAAAAGAAGGTTTTCCTGGTTTAGAAACTCCAGGAAAAGGAAGAAATGTTTGGACAATGATAGGATATGGACTTACAGATAAAGATGCTTATGCTTTTGCTTTACATGATTGTGATATTGTAAATTATACAAGAGAAGTTCCTGCAAGACTTTTTTATCCAATTGTTCATCCCGCATTAGATTTTGAATTTAATAAAGGCTTTTATTCAAGGGTAACTTATAAGCTTCATGGAAGAGCTACAAGATTACTTTTTACTCCTTTAGTTAATTCTTTAAAAAAAGTTTTTGGAAATGATAGATATTTAGAATATATGGAAAGTTTTAGATATTCCCTATCAGGAGAGTTTTCCTTTATAAGGTCTCTTGGAAGAGGAATTGCAATTTCTCCAACTTGGGGCTTAGAAGTTTCTACTTTAAGCGAAGTTTATAAAAATACTTCAAATAAAAGAATTTGCCAAACAGAAATTATGGAAAGTTATGAACATAAACATCAAGATTTGGGAAGTTCTGATAGTGGTGGTGGAATATATAAAATGGCAAATGATATTGCAAAAACACTTTTTCGTGTAATGGCACAAGAGGGAGTTGTTTTTTCACAAAGCTCTTTTAAAACCCTTCTTGCTACATATTTTCAAGAATCAAGATTCGAAATTTCAAAATACAATGCTTTAAGTAAATTAAATGCACTTTCATATAATAGGGAAAAAGAGATAAAAGCAGTTGAAGCCTTTCAAGAAGCTATAAAAGAAGCAGCTCACGAATTTTATGAAGACCCAATGGGAATACCTTCTTTATCTCCTTGGATTACAGTTAGATCGGTTCTTCCTGATTTTTCTTATAAATTTTATGAAGCAGTACAAGAGGATAATAAATAA
- a CDS encoding glycerate kinase type-2 family protein — translation MSKEILEKLYFKAVNKVKAKNLIQNNISLKDNILTLVDTKYDLAKYSGLYIFSVGKASFSMAREVEKLLKDKITGGLAVCLEEKKLKYIDTFKSSHPLVTKRSFKAGNLLIEKMSSLSEKDLVLFFLSGGASAMVEKPIEGLSFKDFEKVSTAVLKSGVDIKVLNSVRKSISQIKGGKLASYTKAKCLTLVLSDVIGDDLNTIGSALMYDKKVPHYIIGNNKIALKEAKESIKNKVEKTKIITTKLNKNTKSAAKYIKEIVQKYDNNYDSFALFFAGETTTKVKANGIGGRNQELALRLLEETQFSENISILCAGSDGIDGNSNSAGAFIDKDIYSKIKKMNLDKNEYLKNCDSNTFFKKLNYDFTIKATGTNVMDFIFVLKIKRS, via the coding sequence ATGTCTAAAGAAATACTAGAAAAGCTTTATTTTAAAGCAGTAAATAAAGTAAAAGCCAAAAACTTAATACAAAATAATATTTCACTTAAAGATAATATTTTAACTTTAGTAGATACAAAATATGATTTAGCTAAGTATTCAGGGTTATATATATTTTCTGTAGGAAAAGCTTCTTTTTCAATGGCTAGGGAAGTTGAAAAACTTCTAAAAGATAAAATAACTGGTGGTTTAGCAGTTTGTTTAGAAGAAAAGAAATTAAAGTATATTGATACTTTTAAATCTTCTCATCCCTTAGTTACAAAAAGAAGTTTTAAAGCTGGAAATTTATTAATAGAAAAAATGTCATCTTTAAGTGAAAAAGATTTAGTACTTTTTTTCTTATCAGGTGGGGCTTCAGCAATGGTTGAAAAACCAATTGAAGGTTTATCTTTTAAAGATTTTGAAAAAGTTTCTACAGCAGTTTTAAAAAGTGGAGTTGATATAAAGGTTTTAAATAGTGTTCGAAAATCAATTTCACAAATAAAAGGTGGAAAATTAGCCTCTTATACAAAAGCAAAATGCCTTACTTTAGTTTTAAGTGATGTAATAGGAGATGATTTAAATACAATTGGTTCAGCATTAATGTATGATAAAAAAGTTCCTCATTATATAATTGGAAATAATAAAATAGCCCTAAAAGAAGCAAAAGAATCTATTAAAAATAAAGTGGAAAAAACAAAAATTATTACAACAAAACTCAATAAAAATACAAAAAGTGCAGCTAAATATATAAAAGAAATAGTTCAAAAATATGATAACAACTATGATAGCTTTGCACTTTTTTTTGCTGGAGAAACAACCACAAAAGTTAAGGCAAATGGAATAGGTGGAAGAAATCAAGAGTTAGCTTTAAGATTATTAGAAGAAACACAATTTAGTGAAAATATCTCTATCTTATGTGCTGGAAGTGATGGTATTGATGGAAATAGTAATTCCGCGGGTGCTTTTATTGATAAAGATATTTATTCAAAAATAAAAAAGATGAATCTAGATAAAAATGAGTATTTAAAAAATTGTGATAGTAATACTTTTTTTAAAAAACTAAATTATGATTTTACTATAAAAGCAACAGGCACAAATGTAATGGATTTTATCTTTGTATTAAAAATAAAAAGGAGTTAA
- a CDS encoding HAD-IIB family hydrolase, which translates to MKKIIFTDLDGTFLNHDDYKYEESKEALEIIRKSSITIVFTTSKTKAEVELLQKELNIIEPFIVENGAALFIPKKYKNFDFSFLPSFDEKYYYVKFGLSYDEILKFFNLIKKEFSLQGFSSLNVDILCSLTNLKKEQILLSKQRDFTEPFILENEKDLQKIEKEASKYSIKITKGGRFFHMIGKNQDKGLAVKKCIEIFEKLEEKKLYSIALGDGKNDIPMFENVALAIIIKNHLGLYVQTDFKNSLKSTYKGSKGFKEMILKCLKKY; encoded by the coding sequence ATGAAAAAAATTATATTTACTGATTTAGATGGTACTTTTTTAAATCATGATGACTATAAGTATGAAGAATCTAAAGAAGCTTTAGAAATTATAAGAAAAAGTAGTATTACAATTGTATTTACAACAAGTAAAACTAAAGCAGAAGTAGAACTTTTACAAAAAGAGCTTAATATTATTGAACCATTTATTGTAGAAAATGGTGCTGCACTTTTTATCCCTAAAAAATATAAAAACTTTGATTTCTCTTTTTTACCTAGTTTTGATGAAAAATATTATTATGTAAAATTTGGTTTATCTTATGATGAGATATTAAAGTTTTTTAATTTGATAAAAAAAGAGTTTTCTCTTCAAGGTTTTTCTTCTTTAAATGTTGATATTTTATGTTCTTTAACAAATCTTAAAAAAGAACAAATTTTATTGTCTAAACAAAGAGATTTTACTGAACCATTTATTTTAGAAAATGAAAAAGATTTACAAAAAATAGAGAAAGAAGCAAGTAAATATAGTATAAAAATTACAAAAGGCGGAAGATTTTTCCATATGATAGGAAAAAATCAAGATAAAGGTCTAGCTGTAAAAAAATGTATAGAAATTTTTGAAAAGTTAGAAGAAAAAAAGTTATATTCCATTGCTTTAGGTGATGGGAAAAATGATATTCCAATGTTTGAAAATGTTGCTTTAGCAATTATTATAAAAAATCATTTAGGCTTGTATGTCCAAACAGATTTCAAAAATAGTTTAAAGTCTACATATAAAGGTTCAAAAGGTTTTAAGGAGATGATTTTAAAATGTCTAAAGAAATACTAG